Within Microbacterium proteolyticum, the genomic segment GAGGCGATCGGAGTGCTGGCGCTCGCCGGATGGCAGGTCGTCGCCCTCATCGGGGGAGACACCGACTCGGTCGTCAGCTCGGTCGCCCTCATCGTGCTCACCGTGATCGGCGCGGCGATCATCGGAGCGTTCGCCGTCGCGACCGCCCGGGACGTCTCCGCCGGTCGATCGGGTGGCATCGTCACCCAGCTGCTGATCCTGTCGGTGGCGATCGGCGCGGTGACGGGGGAGTGGGCGGCCCCCGGGATCGCCCTCCTCATCGCGGCGCCGGCCGTCGTGGGGCTGATCCTGCTCGTCCTCGCCGTCCGCGCGGCCGCACCGCGTCGCCGCGACGACGACTGAGCGCCGTCGCGGGCGCGCGGACCGGATCAGGCGGTGGCGAGGCCGAGAGCCTTGCGCAGGCGCGCGACGTGGCCGGTGGCCTTGACGTTGTACTGCGCCTCGACGATGCGGCCCTCTTCGTCGACGACGAAGGTGGAGCGGAGCACGCCGGTGATGGTCTTGCCGTAGTTCTGCTTCTCGCCCCACGCACCGTACGCCTCGTGCACCGCGTGGTCGGGGTCGCTCAGCAGCGGGAAGGTGAGTCCGTCGCTGTCGCGGAACGCCCGCAGCTTCTCGGGGGTGTCGCGAGAGACGCCGAGGACGGTGTACCCCGCGCCCTGGAGCGAGGCGAGGCTGTCGCGGAAGTCGCACGCCTGCGTCGTGCACCCGGGCGTCTGCGCCGCGGGATAGAAGTACACGATCACCCGGCGACCGCGGAAGTCGCTGAGCGAGACGGGGTGCTCGTCCTGGTCGAGCAGGGTGAAATCGGGAGCGGCCTGGCCGGCTTCGAGGGTCGTCACCCCTCCAGCCTAGAACGCTCGATCGACTGGAACGTCGTGAGGAGCCGCTGCAGCGAGTCCAGTCGTGCCGCCGCTCCCGGACCCAGGCGACCGGATGCCACGGCCTCGATGATCGCGCAGTCGGGGGCGTCGGGCAGGTGCGTGCAGCCGCGCGGGCACTCCTCGGCCACTTCGGCGAGGTCGGTGAAGGCGGCGAGGACGTTCGCGGGGTTGACGTGCCCCAGGCCGAACGAGCGCACGCCCGGGGTGTCGATGACCCACCCCGACCCGGCCGGGCCGCGGTAGCGCAGCGAGACCGTCGACGACGAGGTATGGCGCCCCCGCCCCGTCACCTCGTTGACGTGACCCGTCGCGCGCACCGAGCCCGTCAGCGCGTTCACGAGCGTGGACTTGCCGACGCCGGAGTGCCCGACGAACACCGTCGAGTGCCCGACGAGGGCCTCGCCGATGCGCTCGAGCGGCATGGCGTCCTGCCCGCTGGTGAACACGCGGAGGTCGACGCCGTCGAAGTGCGAGAGGAACTCGCTCGGGTCGGCCAGGTCGGTCTTGGTCACCACGAGCAACGGACGGATGCCGGCATCCAGGGCCGCGACGAGGTAGCGGTCGACGAGGCGTTCGCGCGGCTCGGGGTCGGCGGCGGCGACGACGATGAGCATCTGGTCGGCGTTGGCCACGATGACGCGTTCGACCTGGTCGGTGTCGTCGGCGCTGCGGCGCAGCAGCGACGTGCGCTCCTCGATCCCGATGATGCGCGCGAGCGTCCCGTCGTCGCCGGAGAGGTCGCCGACGACCCGGGCGCGGTCGCCGTTGACGATGGCCTGCTTGCGCAGTTCGCGCGCGCGGGTCGCGAGGACGCGGCGTTCGTCGGGACCGTCCTCGTCGACGAGCACCGTGTAGCGTCCGCGGTCCACGCCCAGCACGCGCGCGATCTGCGCGTCGGCGTGCGCGGGGCGACGCTTGGTCCGCGGTCGGTTCGCCTTGGGGTTCGGGCGGACCCGGACCGACGACTCGTCGAACTCGAGATCGTCGTCGTCGGCTGCGTCGTCGAGCCAGCTCACGCGTCAGTCCGTGGCATCCGGGCCCAGCATCGTCTGCCAGAGGGCCGCGAACTGCGGCAGGGTCTTCGCGGTCGTGCCGATGTCGTCGATGACGACGCCGGGGACGCGCAGACCGATCAGGGCGCCGGTGGTGGCCATGCGGTGGTCGTGGTGCGCCTTCCACCCGCCGCCGCCGAGCGGGACGGGCACGATGCGGATGCCGTCCTCGAGCTCGTGCGCCTCGCCGCCGATCCCGCGGAGGTTGCCGACGAGGGCTGCGATCCGGTCGGTCTCGTGCCCGCGGATGTGCCCGATGCCGTGGAGCGTCGTCGGGCCGTCGGCGAAGGCCGCGAGGCCGAAGATCGTCGGGGCCAGTTCTCCGGCTGCCGAGAGGTCGAGTTCGGCGCCCAGGATGGTGTCGCCCGCCGTCACGGTGAGCGTGCCACCGCGGCGGCTGACGTGTGCGCCCATCTCGCTCAGGATCTCGGGGAGCAGCGCACCCGGCTGGGTGCTGTGGGCGGGCCACCCCGTCACGGACACGGAGCCGCCGGTGACCATGGCCGCGGCCAGGAACGGCGCCGCGTTGGAGAGGTCGGGCTCGATCGCGACGTCCTTCGCGCGGATCGGTCCGGCCGGCACGATCCATTCGCCGACCGCGGGGCGTTCGACGTGGACGCCGCGGTGCGCGAGGGACTCCACCGTCATGTCGATGTGAGGGATGCTCGGCAGCCGTGATCCGACGTGGCGCAGGTGGAGTCCGACGTCGAAACGGGGGGCGGCCAGGAGCAGCCCCGACACGAACTGGCTCGACTGGCTGGCGTCGATCTCGACCTCTCCGCCGCGGACGTGCCCGTGTCCGCGGACGGTGAAGGGGAGGGTCCAGCTGCCGCCGTCGTCGATGTCGACGCCCACCTCGCGGAGGGCGGAGACCATGGCGCCCATGGGGCGGTGCAGTGCGCTTTCGTGGGCCGTGACGAAGACGTCGCCGCGCGCGAGTCCGGCCACCGGCGTCACGAACCGCATGACGGTGCCGGCCTGGCCGCAGTCGACGGTCGCGGCGCCCGTGAAGGAGGACGGCGGGGTGACCCGCAGGTCGGGGCCGAACGGGGAACCCTCGTCGACCTCCTCGATCCCGACGCCGAGCGTCCGCAGGGCGTCGATCATGCGGGCGGAGTCGTCGGAGTGCAGGGGGGCGTGCAGCACGCCCGGGCCGTCGGCGAGGGCCGCGAGCACCAGTTCGCGGTTGGTGAGGGACTTCGACCCGGGCACCGTGACCGTGGCATCCACCGCGGTGCGCGCCACGGGCGCACCCCATTCGCCGCGCGGCGCGGCGGTCGGGGAAAGGGGGGAATACCCGTGGTCGCTCATCGGTTTCTACCCTACTGAAAGGGGACGACACGTGACCGCACTTCTCGAGCGCCCGGCGCTGCGATGGCCCGAACATACCCTCGACGTAGACTTGCCGTCGATGGATGACACGGCAGATGCGACGGAGCCTCGCGCGCAGTTCGAACAGCAGGCGCTGCCCTTCATGGACCAGCTCTATGCGGCGGCGATGCGTATGACGCGCAACCCGGCCGATGCGGCCGACCTCGTGCAGGAGACCTTCGTCAAGGCCTTCGGATCGTGGTCGTCGTTCACGCAGGGCACCAACCTCAAGGCGTGGCTGTACCGCATCCTGACGAACACGTACATCAACACGTATCGCAAGAAGCAGCGCGAGCCGTACCAGAGCGCCATCGACGACCTCGAGGACTGGCAGCTCGGCGGAGCCGAGTCCACCACGGCCACGAGCGCCCGCTCGGCCGAGGCCGAAGCGATCGACCACATGCCCGCGTCCGTCGTCAAGGACGCGCTGCAGTCGATCCCCGAGGATTTCCGGATGGCGGTGTACCTCGCCGACGTCGAGGGCTTCGCCTACCAGGAGATCGCCGACATCATGAAGACACCGATCGGCACGGTCATGAGCCGTCTGCACCGCGGCAGGCGGCTGCTGCGCGACCTGCTGTCGGACTACGCGAAGGAGCGCGGCATCCAGGCCGCGACGGGAGTGAAGAAATGAGCGACTGCGGCTGCGAGCAGGCACGACGCGACCTCGAGGAGTACCTCCGCAACGAGGTGTGCAAGACCGAGCACAACGACATCCGTGAGCACCTCGAGAACTGCCCCGGGTGCCAGGACGAGGCGCTCGTGGCACGCACGCTGACCGAGGTCGTGGCACGGGCGTGCAAGGAGACGGCGCCCGACGAGCTGCGCGATCAGGTGCTGGCCCGCCTCCGTTCGGTGCAAGCCACCCACTGATCCCGCGTCGTCCGGCGCCGGGGCGCCGCCCTCCGTAGGCTGGGGGCATGGCCCCATCGCAGACCTCGACACTTCCTCTGGATGCCGAATCCTCGGCGGCGCTGGCCCGGACCGGGCTCGAGTACGCCCTCGTCGACGCGGACGGAGACGGTTTCCCGCCGTTCCTGACGTCCGTGGCGCGCGGGTTCCTCGGTGAAGAGCCGACGCCCGAGCAGATCGAGAGTTCTCGTTCGGCGCTTCGGGCCCGACGACTGACGGGGGTGTTCGACCGCGCCGGTGAGCAGCCGGACGCTCCGGTCGCGACCGTGGACTCCTGGATCAGCGAGCTGACGGTGTCGCCGGAACGCACCCTGCCGATCTGGTCGATCAGCGCCGTCACGGTCGCCCCCACCCATCGTCGCCGCGGGATCGCGACGGCGATGCTCACGGGCGAGCTGCGGACCGCGGCAGCCGCCGGCTACGCGCTCGCGGGGCTCACGGTGACCGAGGCCACGATCTACGGGCGCTGGGGCTTCTCCCCGGCCGCCTGGGCGTCCCACGTGGTCGTCGACACGCGTCGCGCGCGGTGGACGGGTCCGGTCGCCCCCGGCCGTCTCGACTTCGTCCCGCGCGAGAGCCTGCCGGAGCGCCTCACCGCCGTGCACGAGCGGATGCGGGTGCGCCGCCCCGGTGCCGTCCCCGGTTGGGAAGGGCGGTGGCGCGGCATCGCGGGCCTCACCCCGGAGGCGCCGGATGCCAAGAAGGTCCGTGCCGTGGCGTACCGCGATCCCGAGGGGGTGGAGCGCGGCATCCTGGTCTACACGATCGCCGAGCGCGAGGAGTACACGGAGCACGAGCTCCAGATCCGGGCGCTCTTCGCCGACGGCGACGAGGCGCTCGCCGCGCTCTGGCGCTTCGCTCTCGAACACGATCTGGTCGGCCGCGTGACCGCCGAGCTCCAGCCGGCGGTGCCGCCGGTGCAGTGGATGGTCTCCGACCGCCGCGCGGTCACCGCGACGCTCACCGACCACCACTGGCTGCGGGTCCTCGATGTGCCGGGCGCACTGGCATCCCGTCGCTATTCCGGCCCGCTCGACCTGGTCTTCGGTGTGAGCGACCCGCTCGGGTTCGCCGACGGCGCGTGGCGCGTCCGCGTCGACGACTCGGGGGAGGCCGCCGTCGAGCGCAGCGACGCCGAGCCGGACGTGCGGATGCCTGTGGGCTCCCTCGCGTCTCTGCTCCTCGGGGGCGTGCGCGCGACCGAGCTCTCCACGGCGGGACTCGTGCACGGGGACGCCGCGCACCTCGGCGCGGTGGACGGGGCGTTCGCACCGGCCGCGGCGCCGCTCCTGGACATCTGGTACTGAGTGTCGTCCACAGAGTCGCCGAGTAGCATCCCGCCGATGTCCGACGCCGCACCCGCCCCCGCCGCCCCGCGGCGCGCGTGGCGTGCCCGCGAAAGGCTCGCCGCGCTGTCGCGGGCGGCTCGTCGCTTCGTCGCGACGCACCCGGTCTCGGTCGCGCTGGTGGTCGTGATCCTCTCGACCGCCGCTCTCACCGGCACCCTCTGGGGAGAGGACGCCTCGATCTGGGGCGCCGGACCCCTCGCGACCTTCGCCGCGGGGCGGTGGTGGACGCTGGTGACGGCCCTCGTGATCCCCGACTCCACGGTCGACGCGGTCGTGTCCGCGGCGCTCGCCATCTCGGTGCTGGCGTATGCGGAGCGGTTGCTCGGTTCGCGTCGGACGGCGGTGCTCCTCGGCGTCCTGGGGCTCGCTGGGCTGCTGACGGGCATCGGCTTCCACGCGGCCGCCTGGGCCGTGACCGACCTCCGACCGGTCGTGGCCGCCGAGGTGCCCGTCCTCGACCCGACGACCCCGATCGCCGGCGTCGTGATGGCCGCGACGGCCTTCGCGCCGACGCTGTGGCGCCGGCGCGTGCGCCTCGTGGGCTTCGCCGCCCTCGCGCTGTTCGCGCTGTACGCCGGCGACGCCGATTCGTGGTAC encodes:
- a CDS encoding histidine kinase: MPVRLLAALVVGLEAIGVLALAGWQVVALIGGDTDSVVSSVALIVLTVIGAAIIGAFAVATARDVSAGRSGGIVTQLLILSVAIGAVTGEWAAPGIALLIAAPAVVGLILLVLAVRAAAPRRRDDD
- the bcp gene encoding thioredoxin-dependent thiol peroxidase; translated protein: MTTLEAGQAAPDFTLLDQDEHPVSLSDFRGRRVIVYFYPAAQTPGCTTQACDFRDSLASLQGAGYTVLGVSRDTPEKLRAFRDSDGLTFPLLSDPDHAVHEAYGAWGEKQNYGKTITGVLRSTFVVDEEGRIVEAQYNVKATGHVARLRKALGLATA
- the rsgA gene encoding ribosome small subunit-dependent GTPase A yields the protein MSWLDDAADDDDLEFDESSVRVRPNPKANRPRTKRRPAHADAQIARVLGVDRGRYTVLVDEDGPDERRVLATRARELRKQAIVNGDRARVVGDLSGDDGTLARIIGIEERTSLLRRSADDTDQVERVIVANADQMLIVVAAADPEPRERLVDRYLVAALDAGIRPLLVVTKTDLADPSEFLSHFDGVDLRVFTSGQDAMPLERIGEALVGHSTVFVGHSGVGKSTLVNALTGSVRATGHVNEVTGRGRHTSSSTVSLRYRGPAGSGWVIDTPGVRSFGLGHVNPANVLAAFTDLAEVAEECPRGCTHLPDAPDCAIIEAVASGRLGPGAAARLDSLQRLLTTFQSIERSRLEG
- the aroA gene encoding 3-phosphoshikimate 1-carboxyvinyltransferase; its protein translation is MSDHGYSPLSPTAAPRGEWGAPVARTAVDATVTVPGSKSLTNRELVLAALADGPGVLHAPLHSDDSARMIDALRTLGVGIEEVDEGSPFGPDLRVTPPSSFTGAATVDCGQAGTVMRFVTPVAGLARGDVFVTAHESALHRPMGAMVSALREVGVDIDDGGSWTLPFTVRGHGHVRGGEVEIDASQSSQFVSGLLLAAPRFDVGLHLRHVGSRLPSIPHIDMTVESLAHRGVHVERPAVGEWIVPAGPIRAKDVAIEPDLSNAAPFLAAAMVTGGSVSVTGWPAHSTQPGALLPEILSEMGAHVSRRGGTLTVTAGDTILGAELDLSAAGELAPTIFGLAAFADGPTTLHGIGHIRGHETDRIAALVGNLRGIGGEAHELEDGIRIVPVPLGGGGWKAHHDHRMATTGALIGLRVPGVVIDDIGTTAKTLPQFAALWQTMLGPDATD
- a CDS encoding sigma-70 family RNA polymerase sigma factor; translated protein: MDDTADATEPRAQFEQQALPFMDQLYAAAMRMTRNPADAADLVQETFVKAFGSWSSFTQGTNLKAWLYRILTNTYINTYRKKQREPYQSAIDDLEDWQLGGAESTTATSARSAEAEAIDHMPASVVKDALQSIPEDFRMAVYLADVEGFAYQEIADIMKTPIGTVMSRLHRGRRLLRDLLSDYAKERGIQAATGVKK
- a CDS encoding zf-HC2 domain-containing protein, giving the protein MSDCGCEQARRDLEEYLRNEVCKTEHNDIREHLENCPGCQDEALVARTLTEVVARACKETAPDELRDQVLARLRSVQATH
- a CDS encoding GNAT family N-acetyltransferase, translated to MAPSQTSTLPLDAESSAALARTGLEYALVDADGDGFPPFLTSVARGFLGEEPTPEQIESSRSALRARRLTGVFDRAGEQPDAPVATVDSWISELTVSPERTLPIWSISAVTVAPTHRRRGIATAMLTGELRTAAAAGYALAGLTVTEATIYGRWGFSPAAWASHVVVDTRRARWTGPVAPGRLDFVPRESLPERLTAVHERMRVRRPGAVPGWEGRWRGIAGLTPEAPDAKKVRAVAYRDPEGVERGILVYTIAEREEYTEHELQIRALFADGDEALAALWRFALEHDLVGRVTAELQPAVPPVQWMVSDRRAVTATLTDHHWLRVLDVPGALASRRYSGPLDLVFGVSDPLGFADGAWRVRVDDSGEAAVERSDAEPDVRMPVGSLASLLLGGVRATELSTAGLVHGDAAHLGAVDGAFAPAAAPLLDIWY